CTGGACAAAGAGATGGTTCACACTGTATATGAACCCACCCATTAGTATAAGAAAAAATGTAGTACATACAAGGTTCAGTATTATTCaaggtttcaggcatccactgggggtcttggaacatatcccctgtggattgggggggggggactactatattaaaacataaatatattttctaattttatgttcTTAAGAATTATTTTCTGAATAAGATGAGctattctttttgtctttgtttttaatcaaattttgTATTAGAAATCCATGGATTGTCCAGTTTTTGCTTATGCAGGGgttcagattttttttgataaatcATAGTATGAACTTTTGGTTTAACACCAGTTGTGTGTGATCTTTCTTTATacctagaaaatgaaaattgaattaGAACAAGTTAAGCAACAACTGATAGTAAGTGAAACTTTTTTCCCCCGCttcaaagtattttattaatttcagaacaaatattcattacaagatcactttttaaatatttttattttctttaaagaatgaaACCAGTCGAATCAGAGCAGATAATAAACTGGATATCAACCTAGAAAGGAGCAGAGTAACAGATATGGTaatgtgctttttaaatgtacttttttgGTCACTTACtcctttttaattccttttagtcttcttttttttaatttcctgataAACCATATCATTTAGTTTACAGatcaagaaaagaaacttatggaaGCAACCACAGAATTTACCAAAAATGTAAGCTACTATGTAAAAGTTTCTCTTTTGTATAGCTCTCATGCCTTATGTAACTGCCTTTATGTgtatcactgtataagtttggACTTTAACAAGCTAGCCCTATAGAATCCATGATTTCCTCATAGTTATTATAGTTAACCAGTACTTTGGGGAAAGCTGCTACCAGGTGGATGGTAGTACCTGAGCTGTGACTTCTGAGTCAGAATCAAGGTTTCCAGGtagcatacttttttttaactaaattatttttatacagaagagaactatttttttaaaaaaagacaaggattCACAATTTGTATTTAAATGAGTGCCTAGGTTCAATCAActatcttaaaaaatttttaagtaataataTTTATGTTAGATACTGTTTTACTTACTCTTTTGcttattaatttacttaatccTCTTATCAGCCTCTGTATGAGGTAGGCACTCTTCCCATTTTACCAATTTGGAAAGTGAGGCGGTGAGAGgttaaggtcacacaactaataagtggtagagccagatgTGTGGATTCTAAACTCCATACTCATAACTATTGTTTACCTCTCATTAATCCTAAATTGTAATCATTACTTAATCTCTATGGCTGAGGAAAACCTAGCTTTCTGACTCAGCCTAGtccttttcttaaaagttaaaggCCACTTGGTCTGCATTCTAACATAAGAGACGTCACTCTTGATTATAATTCAATAGAAGCAAAGGTCCCATTTGCCTTCCTAAGCAGCCTATTCCCTTCTCTTAACTTCTTGGTCAGATAAAGGAGATAAACAAGGAAATCAACAAATTCTCTCACAGCTAATTTCTGAGCTCTAAATatcatcttatttctctttctaccCCTTAGTGTCTGTGTACATAGCATTCAGTGTTACCCAATGAGCATTTCTGCCATTTCCTTTAATACTGGTGCCAGTTCCTATTATAAACCCAGTTGGTTTTCCcttttgcaaaatatatttaaagttttaactATAATATCCTAAGGACTTCGTACACATAAAGTGATAGTTCTGTGACTCACATATTTGCTTCTTAGTTTATCCTCATATATTTAGGTCTTAAATAAAGGCATGCCTCAGAGGTATTGCAGGTCCAGTTCCAGACAacagcaataaagcaaatattgaaataaagtgagtcacacgaatttcttggtttcccagtgcatataaaacttatgtttacactatgctgTAGTTTATTAAGTTTGCTGTAGCATTATGTTTAAATAAATCATAtccataccttaatttaaaaataagaactgcTAAAAAGATGCTAACCATCTTCTGAGCCATCAGCGAGTGGTAATCTTTTTGCAGtagtaacatcagagatcactgatcacagatcaccataataaatatagtaataatgaaaaagtttgaagtatTGTGAGAATCACCAGAGTGTGACCCAGAGACATGAAGTAGGCAAATGCTCATGGAAAAATGGCGCCAATACACTTGTTTGACTCAGGAttgtcacaaaccttcaatttgtttgAACAAAACATGCAGCAACTTCGAAGCTcaataaaacgaggtatgcctgtatcttCCTGTGAGGTTTTTAGTAAAATGTGCCCAGAATGTGATGATCCTAAGAAATACTCTCCAAATATCAAAGGAGTActttttgtcagtttttattACTTAtgtggtatcattttttttatatcaCTGTGCTTTTTTACTGTTTCCCCACTTAAAACTTTTGTTACACAAAATTAGCCCATAAATGAGGGTTTCTGAAGTAAACATTTTTTGTCCATGATACATAGGGACAAAATGTAATTGTCTTATTCTTAATTACTAcaggataccaaaaccagaggtATTATTTCAGAGACTGGTAACAAAATTGACACTGAAATTGCTTCTTTAAAAACCCTAATGGAGTCTAACAAACTTGAGACAATTCGTTACCTTGCAGGTAAGGCTTGTTTGTCAGAGAAAGGATTTACAACTCACAACTCTAAAGGCACcaccctttatttttaaaagtaacagcAACTACTTTGGAGTCAGGTACACATAGTGTTGGGTCCTACTTCCACCACTTGCTAGCAGTACAGCTTTGGGCTTGTTGCCTCGTCTATATGATGGGAATACTATCATCAACCTTATAGGGTTTCAATTATGGCTAAATAAGGTAATAAGTGAAATCTTCAGCACACTACCTGGAACATGATAAACAGTAGCAGGATCAAATGAGAGAATGTATAATTGGCCAGTGGCAACAAGACAAGAAACTGTTAATTGTTATTCTTTCTCCTCAAATGTCCATCTTCCTACTCTGTCTTAGAGAGACCTAATCCCATTtcttaaaattaaggaaatgatctTGTCATTAACCAAGTTTCAGTAAGTAGTGTGATCAAATGTTATAATGTATAATTAGATTTACACATTAAAAATGGGATAGCCTTACTATGAAAGACTGTTTTTTGTATCTTTTGCTCTTCATCTCAGAgtctctattttaaaatcatggCTGCCTAAACAAACTAGAATCTAGGGAGTCCTAAAAGCCTCACCCAAATTCACCTCcttaaggaaaacagaaaggtTTTCTATCCAGATTGATGTAACATAGAGAGCAGGTGGTatattaactatttaaaaagcttgatactttttctgccttttcttctacctcattgtttttttataaaggattttcattaaaaattttattttttacttataagTTGTTAATAAttatgaaacaatttttaaatgtactgaaaaggcaattaaaattttcttatggATGATATGGATGTCTATTTTACTGGCTTAACtacagaattttttaatataggtaaaagtttttcacatataaattatatctaaaaTTAGAGTTTATAATTAAACTAGTCATTGTTAATAATACTAATGTTAATAATGACTTTAAACAGTTATAGATTCTAACTGACATATAACCTACACTTTTAAATTACTGTCATCCTTATTCTGGTTTAAAATACAGAAGCTTTTAAGAAGAATTGGTACTAAGCCTGCCCTAATGGATACCCTTTATCCTTAGCTTAATTTTCTAGGGAATGAAAAACCTAAGGTAAAAAACTGGTTGGattgggaatttcctggtagtacagtggttaagactccacacttccgaTGCAGGAGGTGTGGATTCAatcctgattggggaactaagatcccatatgccacacagcataggcaaaaaaaaaaagaaaaagttggttGGATTTACTGATTTTGCTTTCAGTTTAAATTGAAgataacattttctctttgtctctgcaAGATAATCTCAATAACATGGTTTCTTCTTTTCACAGCCTCTGTGTTTACTTGCCTGGCAATAGCATTGGGATTTTATAGACTCTGGAAATAACAGTGAAACTACTATGTTATGCTCCTACTCCTGCTGCTGTTGACTTCTTAGAACAAACACTATGCCAGGATGGATTTACTTTGAACACTGAAAGTTGCAGTAGAAACTTAGTATGAGATTATTTAAAGTACATATGGACTAAAGGAAATGTTTTAGAATGGGAAGgtgtatttggtctttgttttttatatatgtcTTTATTATATTGAAAAGATGCTATTCAAAACCTGACTGATTTGAGATAGGCCTTTCGTCTTTATCCTTTTGATAGCTCATAGAAACTGAACCAGAGTTTTCTAGTTTGCTTGAACAACTGTAAATCACACAGAATTTCTTTGGTATGTACTGTAAATTTGTTTAGTTATAAATAGGAAATCACAGAGCAGTCAAAAGACTGACCTTGtatggtccagtgagtaagaatcAGAGGCTCTCCaactaaatttttttcaaagatctAACAGCTAGgttgttttcaaaacaaaactttctgtattttaacattatcttgtattttcattcaaaatatctCAGAATCCTCTCACCTAAGAAAATTCTTGGCCACTGTAGATAAATTTGTATTAGATTATTAAATAAAGACCATATAGGTTCCATTGTAATAAACTCTACAGTACATTTGCTCACTCAATAAATAAGAATGCCTGCTATGGGCCAGACAGCATACTGGTACCCATGTACACAGAGCTGAACATGGCCTCCTTATCATGAAACTGACAGCCTTAGTTGGAgaagacagacagtaaacaggtaaattattcatttgttacaatttaaaatatgctgAAATATTAAGAGGGAATACTTTCCTCTATGTGAAGGAAGCTCCAGTAGCATAACATTGTAATCATTCTTCCTTCAACCACCCTGCCCCAGGTGATTAAGTGAGGTGAAATGAGAAACAAGGCCCACGTAGCCCAGCCACTTCTCCCCATTCCTGTTTGGGATCAGCCTGTTTTACAGAGAGCATTCGTTCTGTTTGCTCTTGGGGGATCAAGTTCACCTCTTCAGGGTGAGGCCTGCTGTAGTACAGTGATACTTGAGACAAGGTAAGTCTGTCTGTCCAATTTGGGGATCAGTGATAAGCTTACTGGACTGAAGATACTAACAGTATTCTCCAGTATCAGTTTAATCAGTAAATAAAGGTATTATTTAGGTCcttacatcagttcattttttttttgagtttatttttgtatatggtgttagagaatgttctcatttcattcttttacatgtagctgtccagttttcccagcaccacttatcgaagactgtcttttctccatggtatattcttgcctcctctgtcaaagattaattgaccataggtacgTGAGTTTATTTCtcagctctcttttctgttccatggatccagatgtctgtttttgtgctaataccacactcttttgattactgtagctttgtagtattgtgtGAAGTCTgtgagggttatgcctccaggtttgttctttttcctcagaattgctttggcagttctgggttttgttttgttttgttttggttccatataaattttaggattgtttgtcctaattctgtgaaaaatgtcatgggttgtggtcagaagagatgtTTGAAATAGCTTCCATCCTCTTAAATTAGTTCAGGCTTATTTTGTGTCGTAGTATGtagtctatcctagagaatgttccatgtgtgcttgaaaagaatgtgtaataccaCTTTTTTTTGATGTTATGCCCTgaagatatcaattaagtctaactgttctattttgtcatttaggatctctattgccttattgattttctgtctcgaagatctgtccattgataacAGTGCAgcgttaaagtctcctactattatcaTAGttctgtcaatttctccctttatgtctggtagtatttatgtatttaggtgctcctatattgggtgtatatatgttaatgaatGTACtgtcctcttcttgtattgatcctctTATCATtttatagtgtccttctttatggcctttgttttttaaagtctattctgtCTTATATGAATATTGACCCACGCTTTCTTATCTCCATTtgtgtgaaatatctttttctaccccctcattttcagtctatgtgtatccTTTGCTCTAAAGTGGGTGTATATTTAtggccattttaaaccttgttttccagttgattttgtatttcttctttgttcctttctttgtatttccttttgtggcttgaggttttcttttgtattatacttGAGTATctttcttttgggtttttgtgaatctgttgtatgtttttgatttgtggttaccctgctTTTCAAGTATGTTAAACTGTCACTATATCGCCTTGCTTTAGACTGGTAGTCACATAAGctcaaatacattctaaaagatctacatttctTACTCTCCTACATTTTGTGACTTTGATGTCctgttttacatcttcatgcttatccTTTTCTGTTCATTGTAGTTATAATCACTTtcattttttggattttttttaacctgtgtaCTATCTTATTTAAGGGATCttcaatccttttatatatttacctttcctattgtgatttttttctttcctatatattCTTGCTTgctttctatttagagaagacctttcaatatttcttttaagatACGTTTAGCATTgctgtttattgttttaatttttgcttgtctgagaaattctttctctctccttctattctaaatgaaagtcttgctgggtagagtatcctaggttgcaggcttttccctttcaggacttagAATACATCTTGCAATTTCCTTTTGGCCAGcaaagtttctgtagagaaatcatcTGATAGCCTTATGAGGGTTCCCTTATAACTGACTGTTTTTcacttgctgcctttagaatcctctctttaacttttaccattttaattatgatatgtcttggagTAGGCCtgtttgagttcatcttgtttagtaccctctgtgtttcctgtacCTGAATATCTATtaccttctttaggtttgggaagttttcagccataacttattcaaatacattttcaatccccttttctctttcttcttctgggaacttATTAGGCATAGTagattggcatgctttatattatcccataaaTATCGTATGTTCTGTCTGCTGTTTTGATTGGGTGATtgccattattctatcttccagatcacttatttgttctgcattatttagtttgctatttattgcctttagctcagtTTTCATCTTGGCAATTgaattgtctaattttgattggcTCCTCTttctagtttctagttccttgttacagtgatctaCATTTCTATCAATAACTgttcttaattccttcagcatttttattacctccttttagAACTCAGGGTCTGGTAGACTGGAGAGGTTTGTTTCActgttctttcaggggatttctcttgttctttcaattGGGAGTaattcctttgcttctttttttcttatatttctctgTGAATTTAGGAGAAGCAGTCATCTACAGTGGTCttgaagggctgtttttatgAGGGAACATTCTGTGTAGCCTGCTTGAATCCAATTCTTTGATGCAAGGACTATTTTTAGTATGGATGCTTGCCACATCCTTCCTTGGTgtgtgctggccattatccccttgataggggatTGTGATTGGTGGTGTGGTGACCAGAGCCCACACTGGATATTGGGCaaggcctcctctttgctctgtggatGTCACAGCCCTATTGGGGGCAGGATCTGCTCCCCCGTTGTTTAGTGGAAATCCCCAGATCAGGTTCTAAACTGTGGTGTGAAGCAGGCAGGACTGGAGCACTCCCTCTGGGAAAGGAGCTACTGCGTGTTCCTCCTCAGGAGCTGCCTGCTGGGACGTGGGATTTTGGGATGCCACTATAATAAGTTCAGAGCATATGTGCTCACCAAGCCACTGGTGTGTAAACCCACTGGAGCTGCATCCCCTGAGCCCAAAGACAATTGGCCGGGGGGCCCTCAGGCACACGTGTGCCATTACAGTCAGAAAATTCACCAGAGCAAAGCTGCATCCCAGCAACCACAGTGGGATGGCCAGCAATCAGTTCAGctttcagccccacctccacatgcaaacacccccacctccacatgcAAACACCCCCAGTTATGGTCCAGACCACATTCCAGACCCTTTGGGCTGGGTCCGTGCAACCAAACTGAGTCCTCTCCTTGGGTCTGTCTGCTGAAGCCCAGGTTTCAGCACCCAGTTGCTGCACACACCAGCAGGTGCacatctcaggctgggaagtgcagTGATGGGGCCAGGATCTTCTGCATTGGTCTCTCAGTGTTGCCACAGACCAACTCCCATACCCTCCACTCCAGCCTCTGAAGCTCCCTATCTGTCCTGGCATACCTCTCAGCCGGTGAAGGAGGTTCCCGGGGTGAGGTAAACATTcttctttcacagctccctcccaattcctctgctctcttttctcttcagcctacccagttacatggggcTCTTTCTTGAAGCTTTGGTT
The genomic region above belongs to Hippopotamus amphibius kiboko isolate mHipAmp2 chromosome 9, mHipAmp2.hap2, whole genome shotgun sequence and contains:
- the CCDC90B gene encoding coiled-coil domain-containing protein 90B, mitochondrial isoform X8, with amino-acid sequence MVTQAQQEVTVQQLMAHLDSIRKDMVILEKSEFANLRAENQKMKIELEQVKQQLINETSRIRADNKLDINLERSRVTDMFTDQEKKLMEATTEFTKNDTKTRGIISETGNKIDTEIASLKTLMESNKLETIRYLAASVFTCLAIALGFYRLWK
- the CCDC90B gene encoding coiled-coil domain-containing protein 90B, mitochondrial isoform X7 → MRRVDITPLEQRKLTFDTHALVQDLETHGFDKAQAETIVSALTTLSNVSLDTIYKEMVTQAQQEVTVQQLMAHLDSIRKDMVILEKSEFANLRAENQKMKIELEQVKQQLINETSRIRADNKLDINLERSRVTDMFTDQEKKLMEATTEFTKNDTKTRGIISETGNKIDTEIASLKTLMESNKLETIRYLAASVFTCLAIALGFYRLWK